The following DNA comes from Sphingopyxis sp. BSN-002.
CAGGCCCGTCAGCTCGACCGTACGAAAATATCCGCCATATTGATAGGTATAGGCGTAGAGCGAGAAGGCGCCGAGCACGAGCATCACCCCATAGACGATGCGCAGATTGAGCGTCCGCGCGATCGTTCCGACCTGATATTTCGGATGCGAGAAATATCGCGAGCGCTTCCCCGACCCATAGAAGATGATGCAAGTGAAATATGAAATCAGTACTGCAATAGCTATTTCGAGTACCACCTGCGGGTCTTCGTTAAGACCATATATATTTACATTGTCTCCATACAGGTCCTTGAAGAAAAATACCGCGAGCGGGCACAGGCCATACACGATCGCAAAATTCATGCTCATGATGAATCGGCCATCGAGCCGCACCTTGGCGACCTGCCGGATTATTTCTTTCGATAGTGCGTGGAGAAATATGAAGGAGAAGATAAGTATGCTCAGAACAGACATTTTTTACTCTATCTTGCCTTCTCGTCACCCATTATGGTGAAGCGTCCCGACCTGACCATGCAAAGAAGAAAAATGAAAATCCTCTTCCTCACATCCTCGATGGAAACCGGGGGAGCAGAACGTGTCGCCGCGCTGCTTGCGAGCGCTTGGGCAGATCAGGGCCATGACGTCACGCTGATGCCGACCTTTTCCGGACGAGGCGATTGCGCTTTCCCGCTGTCAGATTCCGTCGAACTCCGGTTTCTCGCCGATATCGCTTCGCCAAACGCCGGAAAACTAGCGCGTCTCCGGACTCTTCGTGCGTTCATACGGTCTGCCCAACCCGATGTCATCATTTCATTTCTCCCGCACGTCAACGCCGCCGCGGTCGCGGCGGCCGCGGGGCTGGGCATTCCGGTCGTCGCCTGCGAGCGGACCTATCCGCCGCTTCTCCAGCCGCCCCTGCCGCCCTTCTATCGCATCGCCCGTCGGCTGACCTATCCCTTTGCCGCGGCGCTGGTCGGCCAGACCGAGACTGCAGCCGTCTGGCTGCGCGCGCGCGCCGGCCGCGCGCCGGTCGCGACGATACCCAATCCGGTGGTGAACCCGCTGCCGTCCAATCCGCCCCGGCTGAACCCCGGCGACCTGTTCGGTCCCGACCGGAAGCTTGTCCTGTGGGCCGGGCGCTTCGAGGAATCGAAACGCGCCGACGTCCTGATCGACGCGTTCGCCCGTATCGCCGCCGGTGCGGCCGGATGGGATGTCATATTGCTCGGCGACGGGCCGGCGCGTGCAGCGGCGTTCGAGCGGGTGAGACAGCATGGGCTGGAAGACCGCATCCGCCTGCCCGGCTTTGCGGGCAACCTTGCCGAATGGTATGCGCGCGCCGACGCGTTCGTCATGACCTCCTCGTACGAGGGCTTTCCCAACGCGCTGCTCGAAGCCCTGGCCCAAGGCCTGCCCTCCATCGCCTTTGACGTGCTGACCGGCCCCGCCGAGCTCGCCGACAACGGCCGGCGCCTGATCCTCCTGCCCGACCGCGACCATGTCGACGCGCTCGCGGATGCTCTTTCGACGTTGCTCACCGACGAAGCGCGGCGCGCGGAACTTGGCCGCGCGGCGCTCGAAACCGCTACCGACTATTCGAAGGATCGCGTCCTCGCGATGTGGGACGACCTGTTTGCGAAGGTCGTGCGCTCAGGCGGTGCGACGGAAGCGAAACTCTGAACAGCCGGTTCCGAACAGCCCGAGCTTGGGGTGGAGCTCCAGAACAAGCTCGGGCTCGAAACCGCGCGCGCGCATGAAATCGATGATTTCCTGCTCGGTCGCCGATTCATAGGGATAGCCGCCGAGCCAGTCGTCGACGTCGTTGTAGAAATTCATCCCGCGCTGGTCCTTGTATTCGGCGATGAACTTCGACGGGCTGTTTCCGGTCAGCAGCAGGCGCAGCTTGTATCCGGCGATATAGGGCACGCGGATGAGCGAACGGACGAACGAACCGCCGTTGGTAAAGACCTTCTTCTCGACCTTCCACGCCCAGCAGAGCGGCGTCTTGCGATAGATGGCGAGGACGAACTGGCCGCCCGCCGCGACATGCGTCGCCGCCTTGTCGATCGCATCCCACATCGCGCCGGTGTGGTGCAGCACGCCCCACGAATAGACGATGTCGAAGGTGCCGAGATCGCGCGCCTGCGGATCGAGGATCGACACGAGCCGCGCCTCGACATTCTTTCCCGGCCAGTTCGCCGCCACGACCTTGCGCGTCGTTTCGATCGAGTTGGCGTCGATGTCGACCGCCATCACCGACTTTGCGCCAAGGCGCAGCGCCGCAAGGCTGTGGAGCCCCGATCCGCTGCCGATGTCGAGGAAGGTCCGGCCCTCGATATCTTCCTTCGGGATCAGCTTGAGGACACCCGCTTCGGCGTGCCGGATCGCCTCGTCGTCGATCTTCTCCGAATAATCCTTCCAGTTCGCACCGAATTCAAAGTGCGTCGAAACATCGGTCAGACTTGCAGACATTCTCAAAAAGCTCCTTCGCCCGCGCATTTGCAGGCAGATGATTCAGATCGGTTCAAAGCGGGCGCCCGCGGGCGCGAAAAGCGGAAACGCGGCTCAGCGCGTGACGCGCGGGTCCGAAATTCGTTGCGACGAGGATCGCGCAATAGACTGCTATCCCTGTGAAAATCTGTACTGCGAGCCGTACCAATGCCACAGTCCAGCCGGTGGCGCCATATGACCATCGATCGATGCCGTGGAGGATCGCAGCCATGACGGTTACCGCCACCAGGATCTTGCCGAGATCGGCAAGCGGCAGCGAGACCGTCCCCGGCAGCCGGGTCGAAACAAGCGCCGCGATGGTACAGCCGGCCGCCGCCGCGATCAGGCTGGCCCACGCCGCGCCCGCGCCGCCATAGGCGGGGATCAGCACGAAACACCCGGCAACGAGCAGGCCGATCATCACCCCGGCGTTGACGATCGGCAGCGCCGTGCGCTTGGCGATCTGGTATCTGAGGTCGACGACGAAGGACTTCAGGTTGATGAACAGCGCGGTCGCCGCGAACAGGCCGAGCGATACCGCAGCGTCGGCGCGGATCGCCTTGCCGGTGATCATCCACGCCAGATCGTCGGCGACGAAATGCAGGCCGACCGCGCTGGGCAACAGCAAGCCGACGAACAACAGGATATATTGCGAATAAAGCCGACGCTCCTCCTCGTCCTCTTGCGCCGAATGAAGCTCGAGCAGCCGCGGATAAAAGGCCTGGCTGAGCGAGGAGGCCATCATTCCGATCGAGAAGATCGCAAGATCGGCACCCGCGGCATAGCCCGCCACGGCGTCGACGCCCTGCTTGGCGCCCAGAATATAGCGATCGAGACTGGTTCCGAGCTGAACCAGCAGGATCGAAAAGGACAATGGCAGGCCATAGCGCGCGAGATGCCCCAGGATCGCGCGGTCGACATGGCGCACGCGCACGCCTTCGGCCCACGTCAGAAAGCGCGGAATCAGAAGCGGCAACCAATAGGCGAGTCCGAGCGCGAACATGAAATGATCGAAGCGCCGCGACACGAAAAAGGCCGCCAGCGGCAGTGCGAGCGTCAGCAGCAGCTTGGCGAGCTGGAGCTGGACGAACAACGCGGGACGGCGCTGCAACGTCAGCTGCACATTGCTGTATTCGTACACCGAATAGCCGGTCAGCAGCATCAGCATGCCGATCGTCATCTCGGCTGTAATCGGCCGTCCCGAGAGCAGGATGACGGCAAGCGCGGCCAGCGCGGACAGCACCGCCGACAGCAACAGCGCGAACAGTCCGCTGCTCTGCAACCGGACGCGGTCGGGAACTTCGGCGTACATGCGGAACACCGACTGGATCACCCAGGTGCAGAACAGGGCGTTGAACAGCGCCGAGGTCGTGATCGTCAGCGTGTAGACGCCATAGTCGGCCGGCGCGAGAAGCCGCGAGAAAATGGCAATCGACGCGACGGTGAGAAGGGCGGCGAGCGCCCGACCGACCATGTAGATGCCGCTTGCCCGGATCACGAAATGCCCTTCCCTTCCCGCCGCCGGGAAGATTGCGCCACGCCGCTTCTTACAGCCGCAGGTCCGCGTCTTCGAGAGGGAGCACGCCCTTCACGTCGACGAGGATCGCTTCATCCTTGCCGAAGGCGCGGAGCGCCGCGGCGCCGCTTTCGATGAATTCGCGGTGCGACACGGCGAGGACGACCGCGTCGTAGCCGGCACCCGGCTTTGCGAGCACGTCGAGGCCATATTCGTGCCGCGCTTCATCGGCATCGACCCACGGGTCGTAAACGTCGACCTCGGCCCCATATTCCGCGAGTTCGCTGATCACGTCGACAACCCGCGTGTTGCGGATGTCGGGGCAATTTTCCTTGAATGCGAGGCCGAGGAGCAGGATGCGTGCACCCTGCACCGGCAGCCCGCGCTTGATCATCAGCCGCACCGTCTGGCTGGCGATATAGCCCCCCATCCCGTCGTTGACACGCCGTCCGGCCAGAATGACCTCGGGGTGATAGCCGACCGCCTGCGCCTTGTGCGTCAGATAATAGGGATCGACCCCGATGCAGTGTCCGCCGACGAGGCCCGGCGTGAACTTCAGGAAGTTCCATTTCGTCCCGGCGGCCGCGAGCACGCTGTGCGTGTCGATGCCGAGCTTGCCGAAGATGATCGACAGTTCGTTCATCAGCGCGATGTTGAGGTCGCGCTGGGTGTTCTCGATCACCTTCGCGGCTTCGGCGACGCGAATGCTCTCGGCCTTGAAGGTGCCCGCCGTAATAATCTCTGCATAGAGGCGGTCGACCCATTCGGCGACCTCTGCCGTCGAACCGCTGGTGACCTTGCGGATGGTCGGCAGGCGATGCTCCTTGTCGCCGGGATTGATCCGCTCGGGGCTATAGCCGCAGAAGAAATCCTCGTTGAACTTCAGCCCGCTCACGCGCTCGAGGATCGGCACGCAATCCTCTTCGGTGCAGCCCGGATAGACGGTGCTCTCATAGATGACGATGTCGCCGCGCTTCAGTGCCCTGCCCACCGTTTCCGACGCCTTGACGAGCGGGGTCAGGTCGGGGCGCTTGTGCGCGTCGATCGGGGTGGGAACGGTGACGATGAAGACGCGCGCCGCCGACAGATCGGCGGCGTCGCACGAAAAGCCGAGGCGCGCTGCGGCGGCCAGTTCCTCGGCCGTCGTCTCCAGCGTATCGTCGCGGCCTTCGCGAAGCGCCGCGATGCGCTCCCGGTTGATGTCGAAACCGGTGACGTCGCGCACACGGCCGAATTCGACGGCAAGCGGCAGGCCGACATAGCCGAGGCCGATAACGGCAATCGGCGCCGAGGCAAAATCAGGCAGGGGGGAGATGGCGGTCATTTCTGGAAATAATCCCTGTACCAGGCGACGAACTGCGCGACGCCGTCGCGGAAATCGGTCTGCGGACGATAGCCGGTCAGCTTTTCGAGCAGGCTGGCATCGGCCCAGGTTGCGGGCACATCGCCCATCTGCATCGGCATCAGATTACGCTCGGCCTTGCGGCCCAGCGATTCCTCGATCGCGGTGACGAAGTCGAGCAGGCGGACCTTGTCGTTGTTGCCGATGTTGACGATGCGGAACGGCGCGACCGGCGACAGGCTGTCGCCTTCCTCGATATCGGCGGCCGACGCCGGGCGCTGCGGCACGGCATCGATCAGCAGGCGGATACCGCGGACCAGATCCTCGACATAGGTAAAGTCGCGGTACATGTCGCCGCCATTGTAGAGGTCGATCGGACGGCCATCGAGGATTGCGTCGACGAACTTGTAGAGCGCCATGTCAGGGCGGCCCCACGGTCCATAGACGGTGAAGAAACGGAACATCGTCGTCGGCACGTTCCAAAGGTGCGCATGCGCGTGCCCCATCGATTCCGTTGCCTTCTTGGTCGCGGCATAGATGGTGAGCGGGGTATCGGCCTTTTCGGTTTCCTGAAACGGCATGTCCTCGTTGGCGCCATAGACGGACGAGGTCGACGCCATCAGCAGGTGACCGACATTGTTCCGGCGCGCTGCCTCCATGACGTTGAAGGTGCCGATGACGTTGGCCTGCAGATAGGCGTGCGGATTTTCGAGCGAATAGCGCACACCGGCCTGCGCCGCGAGATGGACGATCGCGTCGGGCTTGAAGGCATCGATGACCTCGTCGATCCGCTCGCGATCCTCGAGCATCGCCTCGGTCGCCTGGAACGCCTGATTCTGAAGCAGGATCTGGTGCCGGCGACGCTTCAGATTGACGTCATAATAGTCGGTCATGCCGTCGAAACCGGCGACCTCGAACCCTTCGGCGAGCAGCAGTTTCGCCAGGTGGAATCCGATGAAGCCGGCGGTGCCGGTCACGAATATCTTGCGACGCACGCGAATCTCCAATTACGAAAAATCTAGGGGGTGGATTGCGAAACCGGGGCGGCAACCTTCGGGGCCGCTCCGGCGGCGCGCTGAAGGCTGAGGCGCCGGATCGCGATGTCGACACCGGCATCGCCGGCCGTCGTGTCGAGTTCGATGGTCGCCCAGTACCAGCTGCAGTTCGAGGCCGGCACCTCGATCCGCGCACTGCCCGTCCCCTCTGCCAGCGTCGCAGGCGCGATCTGGGTCCCGCCCTTGCCTCGCTCGGCGCAGCTCAGGCGCAGTTTCACGGTTGCGTCCTTGCGGTCGGCAAGGCCCGACATGTTCCACTGGACGCGGTACCCGCCGGGCTGGGTGAGATGAACGATCTGGCGCGCGGCGATCCCCGAGGCGTCGGGCAGGCTCGACAGCAGCAAGGCGCCTTCCTTGGCCTCGATATTGGCGCCGATATCGCCCGTCTGCAGCAGCTCCCAGTCGATCGGGACATAGCGCGGCTGGCGATCGAAGCCCGGGTTGGTCAGCAGCTCGCCCGCCGGCGGTTGCGGCAGGCCGAGGGCATGCGCGAGGTTGAACGCCGACGCAGGATAGCCCCGCGCAGCCAGTTCGACGATAAGCCGGAAATCGCTCTCGCTTGCCTTGTCGAGCTTCCACGGCGCGCCCGCGATACGCTGCCGCACTTCGGCCGCCTGCGGGATCGCCGCGGGATTGGCCAGCACTGCCAGCCAGTAATCCTCCGCCCATTTCGGATTGCGCCCCAGAATCGGCGGCAGAGCCTGGAGGGCGCCGGGGCTGACCGTCGCCGCCGCCATCCGCCCGACATAAAGATCGCGCACTTCGTAGCTGACCGTCATGGCCTGGCCGAGCAGCTTCACCGCCCGTTCGGGATTGTCCTTGGCCATCGCGTCGTCGATCAGCATCGCGTTGATCAGATTGTCGCGCCGCGTCAGCTGGCTTGCAAGCGTGAGCAATTGCCGCGACTGCACGGCCTTGCCCTGCCCCTGCAGCGACTGGATCAGCACCGGCAAGGCCGAAACCGCCAGCGGGTCGCCGGCAAACGCCTCACGCGCCAACCGGACCTCGAGCGCGGAGGGAACCGACTTCGGCTTCCTGGCCAGCCGTACGCCCTGAAGCTGACGGCTGAGCGAAGCCTTGGCGGCACCGACCGGCGGCATGCCCAAGGCCACCGAACGGGCCGGCGCACGGCGCTGGTTGGCGATGACGAAGCTCTGCGCCGCCGCGGCGATGGCGGCCACGAGGCCGACGCCGAGCAATAGAGCCTTTTTTCCTGTGCTGTTCATGACCCGCTACCGAAAGCCTCAGCTGTCGCCATTGCCCTGTTGCTTGTCCGCGCCATAGCCATAGCCGTAACCATATCCATAGCCGTACCCGTAACCGTAGATTTCGTTGCGACGGCCGACCTTGGTGACGAGAGCGCCATAGATTTGCGCGCCGGTCTGGCGAAGACGGTTGAGCGCCGATTTGATCGCCCGCGAACTGTTGCTCGACGCGTCGATCGTGAACATGACGCCTTCGACAGCCCGTGCGAGCAGCGGCGCGTCGGCAAGGCCAAGCACCGGCGGCGCGTCGAGAATGACGTGGTCATATTCGTTCAGCAGCAGGTCGATCAGCTGGCCGAGGCGCGACGAGCTGAACAGCTCTGCCGCATTGGGCGGCATCGGGCCGGCGAGCATGTAGTCGAAGCCGAACTCGTCCGATTTGGCGATCAGGCCCGAGACATTGTCGACGCCGGTCAGATAGTTGCTGAGACCGACCTTGTTGTCGATGTCGAGCATCTCGTTGAGCGACGGGCTGCGGATATCCGCGTCGATGAGGATGATCTTCTTGTTCGTCTGGCTGAACACGCTCGCAAGGCTGAGCGCCGAACTGCTCTTCCCCTCCGCAGGGCGCGTCGAGGTGAGCAGGAAGCTCCGCGGCGCGCCATGGGTGGTCAGGAAGGTCAGGTTGGTCTGGGCCGCCAGATAAGCCTCGTAGACCATCGACTTCTTGTCGAGGAGCAGTTCCTCGAAATCGTCGGCCTCGACCTTCGGAATCGATCCGAGCAGCGGCAGACCGAAGCGGTCCGTAACCTCGCTCGGATCGCGGATCGACTGGTCGAGCTGTTCGAGCAGGAAGACGATGGCCGCAGCAAGCGCCAGGCCGGCGATGAGCGCCACGGCCAGGTTCAGGAACAGGTTGGGACTCGACGGCTTGCGCGCCGGCGCCGCCGTGTCGACAACGGCAATATTGTTGGTGCCGACGCCGGCCGCGCCGATTTCCTTGTAGCGCTGGAGCAGGCCGTCATAGAGCTGGCGGTTCGTGTCGACTTCGCGCTGCAGGATCGCATATTCGATCGAACGGCGCTGCTGGTCGCGATATTTGCCCGTGATCTTGTCGAGTTCGCCCGTCAGGTCGCGCTCGCGCTTGACCGCCGCCGCATAGGTCTCGCGGTTGATCCCCTGGGCACGGCGCGCCTCGGTCTCGATACTGCGATTGAGCGTCGCGAGCTGCTCCTTCTTGGAGGCGAGTTCGGGATAATCGTCACCGAAGATCGCGCTGAGGCGCGCGACATCGGCCGACAGCTCGGCCCGGCGCTGACGAAGCGCGCTGACAGCATTGTTGCTCCAGCTGTCAGCCGCGGCGGTCGAGCTGCTCAGCTGGCTTTCGGCCGCGACGCGCGCGTCGCGCGCTGCGCCGAGCGCTTCGCTCACCTGTTCGACGTCTGCCGAAGCGAGCGTCCGCTCGGACACGGTGCGGCCGCTGATCGGGTCGACCTTGCCTTCGATCGTGATGATGCCGTTCGTGGTCGCGTAGGTGATGAGTTCACGCTCGGAATCCTCGAGGTTGCGGCGCAGTGCCGTGATGCGCTGTTCAAGGAATTTCCGCGCATCGCTCGTCGCCGCGAAGCGACGATCGAGGTTGGCCGCAACGAATTGCTGGACCCAGAGATTCGTAAGCTTTGCCGAAAGCGCCGGCGAGGGAGTCGAGAAGCCGACGTCGACCAGGCTCGACTGACGGACGGGCGCGATATTGACCGCGTCGAGCAGAATCTTCTCCGCCCGTTCCGCCATCTGGGCGCGCTGTGCGCTGTTGGGGGCGCCGCCGCCCTCCTGCCCTTCGGTCAGGTCGTAGACGGCAAGGAATTCCTTGTCGTTGAGCAGGTTCCCGGCGCGCACGGTGCGCTGTGCGAGCGAGCGCGACGCGAGCAGGCTGTACTGGGTGTTGAAGAAGGCGATTTCGTTGGTCAGCGTCTTCTCGCGCGCACCCTCGACGTCGGTTTCGACGGGAGCCTGCGGCGAAATCTCGATACGCGACGTGCTCGTATAGAGCGGCGTCATCAGGAAGGTGGCAATCAGCCCGAGCGAAAGGCAGGCGAGAACCGCCCCTGCCACCCACGCCTTGTGGTTCAGCAGCGCAACGAACGCGCGCTCGAGCATGTGCATGTCGAGCAGACCGCCACGATAGGCCGGAACATCATCGGCATCGGGGTCCGCGATTCCCGCGTTCACAATCGATCGCCGGCCTTTTACGCTATCCATCTTCGACATCATCCGTTCAGAAATTGCGGGTGCTTAGTTGTTGTTTCCGAGGTTGCTGATCACGACCAGCGGCGTGCTCAGCAACGTCGTCGCCTTGATCACATCCTCGAACAGGCGGCGCTGCGGAGAATCGCCGACGACCACGACGTCGTTCGGGAAGATCTCGGGATCGGCATAGTTGCCGCGGCGGATCGCCTTCAGATTATAGATGCCGACATATTGCTTGCCCTCGACCTTGCGGAAGACGAGCACATCGTCGAGCTTCGAATATTCGGTGACCCCGCCGGCAAGCGAGATCGCGCGCATCAGCGTCTGCTTGCCCACGAGCGGATACTGGCCGGGCTTGGTGACCTCGCCGTCGATCGTCACGGCCTGCGACAGCAGCAGAGCGGGGTTGGTCGATGCCTTGAGGTTCACCGTGACCTGCGGATTGCGGACGTAGCGCCCCGCCAGACGCCCCTCTATTTCGGTCGCGAGTTCGGCGGTCGTCTTCCCCGCTCCGTCCATCGTCCCGGCGAAGGGGTAGGAAAAGCGACCATTGCCGTCGGTCAGCACATCGCGCTTGAGATCGGGAATGCCGTATACCTCGACGGTCAATTCGGTGAACGGTCCGACGAAGGTCTGGCGCGAGGCCTGCTGGGTATCGACACCGGTCGGCTGCGGCAGCGCTTCGAGCAGGGTAACGCCGCTGGTCGGAACGTTCGCCACGGGCGCTCTCCCGCCGCAGGCCGCGAGGCCGAGGCAGACAAAAACAACAAGGGAACGCAGGCCGGTCATATGAAAAAGTTCCAAGCAAGATTATTTGGTAAAGGCCGCCCGGCCATAGGAAGAAAATCGAGGTTACGGAAGCTTCTTTAGCCCCGCGGAGCGGAATCTCCGGTCGCGGGACGCAGCCGGGCGAGAATAACGAGCAAAAATGCGGCGATCATCGCAAGCGATTGAGTTCGCAAGGGATAATCTACAATCGAATTCAGTATGATCAGGGCGAAGGCGCCGGCGAGAACGATCGGCTCGACAAATTCGACCCCGAGCGGCCGCGAGCGTTGCCGCAGTGCACCGACCAGGCCCGAAACGATCCACGACGCGCCGGCCAGAAAGATCAGGACCGCGGGCAATCCGCCCTCGATCGGCAATTGCAGCCAGTCATTATGCGCCTGGTTGAAATAGTCCTGCCGCAACAGCGCGTCGGGTTCGACGATCTGATACACGCTGGCGAACGAACCGAAACCCGAGCCCAGAAGCCATTGCCCCTTCGCCAGCGACGCGACGGTCCCGAGGGCCGCAATGCGGATTTCCTCGGCGCCGTCCCCGTCGACGAGACGCCCGACCGTGTTGTCGCGGCCGGAGAAGTAAAAGACCGCAACCAGCCCCGCGACAAGCAGGAAGGGAAGCAGGTTCAGAAGGATACGCCGCGCGGGCCTCGCGGCCGGCGCTGCGGCGGAGGCACGGCGATGCGCGCGCCCCCTCGCCTGATTGATCGGCTTGGGCTCGAACCGATAGCTCCACCGGACGAGCAGGTAGGAGAAAAGGAGGCTCGCGGACCCGAAGACGAGGCCGAACCGCGACCCGATGATCAGGATCAGCAACAGGAAAAAGACCATGCTGCCGATCAGCATCGGCACGATCAGCGGCCGCTTCGTACGGCTCGCAATCTCGTTTGCGGCAAGCCAGCCAGCCGACAGGATCGAAAGCGACAGCAGCAGCGCGTTGTGGTTGCGGTTGGCGAACAGGCCGACGAGCGAACCCTCGTTGGTGATGCGATAGAGGTAAAACAGGCTTCGCGGGCCGGCGACAAACTGGAACAGACAGAAAACCGCCGACGCCACGCCGAAGGCCCATATGGCCCACCACAGCCGTATCCGTTGGCCGGCGGGTACCGCAGCGGCGACGAGCAGGGCTGCCGCAGGCACGATCAGCGCCAGCAGGCTGTTGACCGTCTGCGTCGGGGTCATGCTGATCGGCCGCCACCGATCCCCCGTCCCCAGCAACTCGTCGATTGCGAAGACGCGATCCCGAAGCGGCAGGGCGCTCCAGATTGCGGGGGATAGCGGGATCAGCTGGACGAACATCCAGGCGGCCAGCAGGCCGAGCAGGATCAGCGGAAACCGGATACCCCGCCATGCCGCCGCGGGCACGAATGCGAGCATCGCAAAGAAGGTCAGTGCCGCGAAGCCGCGCAACAGGGGCAGCGACGCGATATCGCTGCGCGAGCCGCCGCCGGTCAGCGCGACCGCGAAAACGAACAGCGCGAGGGCGACAAGCCGCGTCGCCGGGGACAGGTCGTTCTGCAGCAAGCTGCCCGATACCGGCTTCATCGACCTTGTCGGCTTCATCGAATTCCCGTCCCAATATTCGTTGTGCAGCCGGTCATGCGATCCAACCGGTGCAGAGTCTATCGCTTCGTCGCAAAGCGGGCAAAAAACTAGTTGAGTTCGAAATCCGCAGTATCGAGATACCAGCGCCGGTCGCCTTCGAGGCCCAGCGCGGTCAGACGTCCGGTCAGATAGGCGCCGGTGTCTATTCCGATGCGGTTCCGCGCCTCATCGACATCGTCGGAAATCGTGTGACCATGGACGATCGTCACGCCATGATCCTGATCGTCGTGAATAAATTCCTCACGGATCCAGCGCAGATCGGGCAATTTCTGCCGGTCCAGCGGGACGCCGGGGCGGATGCCCGCATGGACGAAAACATAGTCACCGATCTGGATCATGTCCTCGCCGCGGTTGAGGAAGTCGACGTGCGACTGCGGAACCTTTCCGGGCAGTTGCTCCGCGACCTCTTCGAAGGTCGCCGCCGCATAGGCGGCATCGTCGCACCAATAGCTGCGGATCGTGGCGTCGCCGCCGATGCGGATGAAATAGCGCACGCGCTTCAGGTCGCCGGTCAGCGCCGCGAGAAAACATTCCT
Coding sequences within:
- a CDS encoding polysaccharide biosynthesis/export family protein, producing the protein MANVPTSGVTLLEALPQPTGVDTQQASRQTFVGPFTELTVEVYGIPDLKRDVLTDGNGRFSYPFAGTMDGAGKTTAELATEIEGRLAGRYVRNPQVTVNLKASTNPALLLSQAVTIDGEVTKPGQYPLVGKQTLMRAISLAGGVTEYSKLDDVLVFRKVEGKQYVGIYNLKAIRRGNYADPEIFPNDVVVVGDSPQRRLFEDVIKATTLLSTPLVVISNLGNNN
- a CDS encoding O-antigen ligase family protein — protein: MKPTRSMKPVSGSLLQNDLSPATRLVALALFVFAVALTGGGSRSDIASLPLLRGFAALTFFAMLAFVPAAAWRGIRFPLILLGLLAAWMFVQLIPLSPAIWSALPLRDRVFAIDELLGTGDRWRPISMTPTQTVNSLLALIVPAAALLVAAAVPAGQRIRLWWAIWAFGVASAVFCLFQFVAGPRSLFYLYRITNEGSLVGLFANRNHNALLLSLSILSAGWLAANEIASRTKRPLIVPMLIGSMVFFLLLILIIGSRFGLVFGSASLLFSYLLVRWSYRFEPKPINQARGRAHRRASAAAPAARPARRILLNLLPFLLVAGLVAVFYFSGRDNTVGRLVDGDGAEEIRIAALGTVASLAKGQWLLGSGFGSFASVYQIVEPDALLRQDYFNQAHNDWLQLPIEGGLPAVLIFLAGASWIVSGLVGALRQRSRPLGVEFVEPIVLAGAFALIILNSIVDYPLRTQSLAMIAAFLLVILARLRPATGDSAPRG
- a CDS encoding metallophosphoesterase family protein — encoded protein: MSFLGFLKRRQGGERVADVALPRVPAGERVYAIGDIHGRDDLFEQLLAKVETDNAARGKAFTTLILLGDLVDRGPDSASVIERALRIGAPFDRVAMLVGNHEECFLAALTGDLKRVRYFIRIGGDATIRSYWCDDAAYAAATFEEVAEQLPGKVPQSHVDFLNRGEDMIQIGDYVFVHAGIRPGVPLDRQKLPDLRWIREEFIHDDQDHGVTIVHGHTISDDVDEARNRIGIDTGAYLTGRLTALGLEGDRRWYLDTADFELN